One genomic window of Candidatus Kuenenia stuttgartiensis includes the following:
- a CDS encoding LysM peptidoglycan-binding domain-containing protein, producing the protein MKRDVQVGVILGVIILAIIGVFLSTRTNVKEPIIPIPEIDGDVSRDLLSLNELPKHPEGLSPQGEDLAKKEDEIRGGVEPKRENIGQEPAVEEQDYVIEGELRNAGNAENKVAAGSQKQAIKSREHEYQGKSILPAESESSQNPNVVIYKVQERDTLHKIARKYYGDDNKWLLIFNANQDRIYDRNNLRVGTELIIPNKNEIPAQVSDERSTRLVAHEVTEQTTAAKKHVVQAGDSLYKIALKHYKDGSKWKKILEANKHNIKNANVLKAGQELIIPDI; encoded by the coding sequence ATGAAAAGAGATGTGCAGGTCGGCGTTATCTTGGGAGTGATTATTCTTGCAATTATCGGAGTTTTTCTTAGCACAAGAACCAATGTAAAAGAGCCTATTATCCCCATTCCGGAAATAGATGGTGATGTATCACGGGATTTATTAAGTCTGAATGAACTTCCTAAGCATCCGGAAGGCTTATCTCCACAAGGCGAAGACCTGGCAAAGAAGGAGGACGAAATCCGTGGAGGGGTAGAGCCAAAAAGAGAAAACATTGGACAGGAACCGGCAGTTGAAGAGCAAGACTATGTAATTGAGGGTGAATTGAGGAATGCAGGCAATGCCGAAAACAAAGTTGCGGCAGGCAGTCAAAAACAGGCTATCAAAAGCCGGGAACACGAGTATCAGGGAAAAAGCATTCTACCCGCAGAATCAGAATCGTCGCAAAACCCAAACGTCGTGATATATAAGGTGCAAGAGAGGGACACCCTGCATAAAATTGCCAGGAAATATTATGGCGATGATAATAAATGGCTGCTGATTTTTAATGCAAACCAGGATCGGATTTATGACCGCAACAATCTTCGCGTGGGTACGGAACTCATTATACCAAATAAAAATGAAATCCCTGCGCAGGTATCAGATGAAAGAAGTACGCGTTTGGTGGCGCATGAAGTAACTGAACAAACAACAGCCGCAAAGAAACACGTCGTGCAGGCGGGAGATTCATTGTATAAAATTGCTTTAAAGCATTATAAAGACGGATCAAAATGGAAAAAAATATTAGAGGCAAATAAACACAATATAAAAAATGCAAATGTATTAAAGGCCGGCCAGGAATTGATTATCCCTGACATTTAA
- a CDS encoding cytochrome c — MRKKGKKRAIMVIVSFIALISVLGVFMGGIVSGKDIEKKHKAEYAPIRSLMFIISSHTSNILDAIMMGDYDSVKKEADIVVEKSESLLRSFFPEGEPVGKWMEGSGISGLDQNNPKMVQAVKEDVEKYILKITSSAKKIAEISTKQNIAETYNSFDLMLRDACFKCHETYRSKWPEWPEWMQIGGG; from the coding sequence ATGAGAAAAAAGGGTAAAAAACGAGCAATTATGGTTATTGTATCTTTTATAGCTTTAATAAGTGTTTTAGGTGTATTCATGGGTGGTATTGTTTCGGGAAAAGATATTGAAAAAAAACATAAGGCAGAATATGCACCAATAAGGTCGTTGATGTTTATAATAAGTTCTCATACATCAAATATTCTGGATGCTATCATGATGGGTGATTATGATTCGGTGAAAAAGGAAGCAGACATCGTCGTTGAGAAAAGCGAGAGCTTGTTGAGAAGTTTTTTCCCGGAAGGGGAACCTGTTGGTAAATGGATGGAAGGCTCTGGTATTTCAGGTTTAGATCAAAACAATCCAAAGATGGTACAGGCGGTGAAAGAGGATGTTGAAAAATACATACTCAAGATCACCAGCTCGGCAAAAAAAATAGCAGAAATTTCTACAAAACAAAATATTGCAGAGACGTATAATAGCTTTGATTTGATGCTAAGGGATGCTTGCTTTAAATGTCATGAGACCTATCGTTCCAAGTGGCCTGAATGGCCTGAATGGATGCAGATAGGCGGGGGATAA
- the tgt gene encoding tRNA guanosine(34) transglycosylase Tgt: MFFKVLATDKQTKARRGELHLAGQIIPTPVFMPVGTQGTVKTLTPLQIKETGAEIILCNAYHLCLRPGAEIIKQLGGLHRFMGWKGAIITDSGGFQVFSLSKLTKISNNGVEFQSPIDGSKLLLTPEKVIKIQNDIGANIIMAFDECVPYPCEKDMASVAVERTLNWAARCLDSHNNEDQALFGIVQGSVFEELRIECAKHLEKMNFQGYAIGGLSVGEGSLLMNEVMDYTVEYLPPGKPRYLMGVGFPEDILHAVERGVDMFDCVIPTRNGRNGCAFTHLGKVKILNSRYKEDTGPLDEMCDCYTCKNFSRAYLRHLFVAKETLGLTLLSLHNIFYFQRLMQQIRDSIERGEFRSFKEQFFSAYKNN; the protein is encoded by the coding sequence TTGTTTTTCAAGGTTTTGGCAACAGATAAACAAACAAAAGCAAGGCGTGGCGAATTACATTTGGCCGGTCAGATTATCCCTACCCCGGTTTTTATGCCGGTTGGAACGCAAGGTACGGTTAAAACGCTAACCCCGCTGCAGATCAAAGAAACAGGAGCGGAAATAATTTTATGTAACGCGTATCATTTATGTCTGCGGCCAGGCGCTGAAATTATTAAACAACTTGGCGGACTTCACCGGTTTATGGGATGGAAGGGCGCTATTATAACGGATAGTGGGGGATTCCAGGTTTTTTCGTTAAGCAAATTGACAAAAATATCAAACAATGGTGTGGAATTTCAATCTCCTATTGATGGTTCAAAATTGTTACTTACCCCTGAGAAGGTGATAAAAATACAGAATGACATCGGGGCAAATATTATTATGGCATTTGATGAATGCGTTCCGTATCCCTGTGAAAAAGACATGGCAAGTGTTGCAGTTGAGAGAACGCTTAATTGGGCTGCGCGGTGTTTGGATTCCCATAATAATGAAGACCAGGCGCTTTTTGGCATAGTTCAGGGAAGCGTTTTCGAGGAACTTCGCATTGAATGCGCAAAACATCTTGAAAAAATGAATTTTCAGGGCTATGCCATAGGCGGATTAAGCGTTGGCGAGGGAAGCTTATTGATGAACGAGGTCATGGATTATACAGTTGAGTATTTGCCTCCGGGAAAGCCAAGATATTTAATGGGCGTTGGCTTCCCTGAAGATATTCTTCACGCGGTAGAACGGGGGGTTGATATGTTTGACTGCGTTATTCCGACTCGCAACGGTAGAAACGGCTGTGCTTTTACTCATTTGGGAAAGGTGAAAATACTCAATAGCCGATACAAAGAAGATACAGGGCCGTTGGATGAAATGTGTGATTGTTATACGTGTAAAAATTTTTCAAGGGCGTATTTGAGACACCTCTTTGTCGCAAAAGAAACATTGGGGCTAACGTTGCTCTCATTGCATAATATTTTTTATTTTCAACGGTTAATGCAACAGATAAGGGACTCTATTGAAAGGGGAGAGTTCCGAAGCTTTAAGGAACAGTTTTTTTCAGCGTACAAAAATAATTGA
- a CDS encoding SpoIID/LytB domain-containing protein, whose translation MHKTFYIAIMFIVPFLVAVTHLSCKRDITKIEEGGRDYASRDESALNVRILLLDRVKKAELSVDGRYQILGGLSNVVDEGVKLDKANVFIENGWINLGGKRHYNSELRIKDLGGSGIVLDSIPYRGEIRILPQTDKEFSVIEEINIENFVVGVLGCEMPNSWEEDALRSQAVAIRTYVENRRKAKKNEPFHLDKSELAYRGMLGETAKSVKIVQDTAGIVMAYHGEIFSAYFHSTCGGHTEDVNLVFGKEKLPPLSGVKCGYCENSKYYTWSVNIEKSSILQKLQKAKVNVSNIVSVKTVNHGPGEHGSEVEIIAAKGKELMNANRFRLLVGPNNLYSTAFTARNNGKNITFSGKGWGHGVGLCQYGVQGMAKKGFNWREILGHYYPKSELRRIY comes from the coding sequence ATGCACAAAACATTCTATATAGCAATAATGTTCATTGTGCCGTTTCTTGTTGCAGTCACTCATCTGTCATGCAAGAGGGATATTACAAAAATAGAAGAAGGGGGGCGGGACTATGCTTCCCGTGATGAAAGTGCTCTCAACGTCAGGATACTCCTTCTGGATAGGGTTAAAAAAGCTGAATTGTCGGTTGATGGGCGATATCAGATTTTGGGGGGTTTGTCCAATGTGGTAGATGAAGGTGTGAAGTTGGATAAAGCGAATGTTTTTATCGAAAATGGCTGGATTAACCTAGGCGGCAAGAGGCATTACAATAGCGAGTTACGGATCAAAGATTTAGGGGGTAGCGGTATTGTATTGGATTCAATCCCCTATCGCGGCGAAATACGGATATTACCGCAAACAGACAAAGAATTTTCGGTTATCGAAGAAATTAATATTGAGAATTTTGTGGTAGGCGTACTTGGGTGCGAAATGCCGAATTCATGGGAAGAAGACGCTTTACGTTCCCAGGCAGTCGCCATAAGAACTTATGTGGAAAACAGAAGGAAGGCCAAAAAAAACGAACCGTTCCACCTGGATAAGTCTGAGCTTGCATACAGGGGCATGCTTGGAGAAACTGCGAAAAGCGTAAAAATTGTACAGGATACGGCGGGCATTGTTATGGCATATCACGGAGAGATATTTTCTGCCTATTTTCACAGCACCTGCGGCGGACATACCGAGGACGTCAATTTGGTATTTGGCAAAGAAAAGCTTCCTCCGCTGTCTGGGGTAAAATGCGGGTACTGCGAAAATTCCAAATATTACACATGGAGCGTTAATATTGAGAAATCCTCAATACTACAGAAATTACAAAAAGCGAAGGTTAACGTTTCAAATATCGTTTCTGTTAAAACGGTAAATCATGGCCCTGGGGAGCATGGTTCTGAGGTTGAAATTATTGCTGCAAAAGGGAAGGAACTGATGAATGCAAACAGATTCAGGCTGCTGGTAGGGCCAAATAATTTATATAGCACCGCATTTACCGCCAGGAATAATGGCAAGAATATTACCTTTTCCGGCAAAGGCTGGGGGCATGGCGTCGGGCTTTGCCAGTATGGCGTACAGGGCATGGCGAAAAAAGGGTTTAACTGGAGAGAGATTTTGGGACATTATTATCCAAAAAGTGAGTTAAGGCGAATATATTAA
- a CDS encoding globin family protein translates to MRPEQIELVRKTFAKIQPVSYKAAEMFYRHLFETDPSLRQLFKRDIKKQGRMLMQMIDFAVKGLDDPEIILPAIQALGKRHVGYGVKEEHYETVGNALLWTLEQGLGDAFTLEVKEAWSEAYKLLAGVMIEAASGSKCT, encoded by the coding sequence ATGAGACCCGAACAAATAGAGCTGGTTCGGAAGACATTTGCAAAAATTCAACCTGTTTCCTACAAAGCAGCGGAAATGTTTTACAGGCATTTGTTTGAGACAGACCCTTCATTAAGACAACTTTTTAAAAGAGACATAAAGAAACAAGGGCGTATGCTCATGCAAATGATTGACTTTGCAGTCAAAGGTTTAGACGACCCGGAAATAATCCTGCCTGCAATTCAGGCGCTGGGAAAACGTCATGTTGGATATGGAGTAAAAGAAGAGCATTATGAAACTGTCGGCAATGCTTTGCTTTGGACTTTAGAGCAGGGTTTGGGAGATGCTTTTACCTTGGAGGTAAAAGAAGCATGGAGTGAGGCGTATAAATTACTGGCAGGTGTAATGATCGAAGCTGCAAGTGGCAGCAAATGCACCTAA
- the yajC gene encoding preprotein translocase subunit YajC, with translation MLVLLQAAGKGPGGMMSLLLPFILMFVVMYFLILRPQKRKEKERKALLSRIRKSDRVITAGGIHGVVTSVRETEVVIRIDESKDVKVKVDRSSIATVLETSHDSDVEEETEAEAMTSESKEKESKGKEGKEKK, from the coding sequence ATGCTTGTTCTATTACAAGCGGCTGGAAAAGGGCCCGGCGGGATGATGTCTTTATTGCTTCCATTTATACTTATGTTTGTGGTAATGTATTTTTTAATACTCCGGCCTCAAAAGAGAAAAGAAAAGGAGCGTAAAGCATTATTGTCCCGGATAAGAAAGAGTGACAGGGTCATTACCGCGGGAGGTATTCACGGGGTTGTTACCTCTGTGCGGGAAACTGAGGTGGTTATTCGCATAGATGAGTCAAAAGACGTTAAAGTTAAGGTGGACAGGAGTTCAATTGCCACGGTATTGGAAACCTCGCATGATAGTGATGTTGAAGAAGAAACAGAAGCGGAGGCGATGACGTCAGAAAGTAAGGAAAAAGAGAGCAAAGGAAAAGAGGGCAAGGAAAAGAAGTAG
- the secD gene encoding protein translocase subunit SecD, with protein sequence MGKNLRWKIPLIVIVIAIGFMILYPPAEKVLKREMVKEADGKVIESKIVEKAWTHFLVTNPIIRETIIGEEIGTDGKKITTKTVEYFTKGKIKLGLDLKGGSELLYTVRVDEREDRPGITKEIIEVLKKRIDPQGVMEYRIQEQGHRRILIQVPGATRSETESLKNRITKLGKLEFRLAASTDSVEYKDAMEGKSVPGYYKHWLRKRKGEEGEEGKWFLVRNTTEITGEHLSRIYADTKGIEPVVGFEFDAAGKSKFGQITERNIGKPLAIILDGILYSAPTIRDRIPGKGIIEGSFTQNEVNELIATMRAGSLPADLELEMETMVGPSLGRDSINKGLTAGIIGGIFVVLFIGIYYLGIGWVANFANALNVFLIIGIMALLNATLTLPGIAGLVLMIGMGVDANVLIYERIREERAKGKPIRAAVKAGYQKAFSAIFDSNITTLITGVILASVGTGPVKGFAWILIIGLIINLFTAIFVTRTIYELLMDLKWVKSFSMLRLIGVPDIRFLSIRHILFIVSGVCVLGGMTFFVIRGDKKYDIDFTGGTLVHLHLKNETTPGFIRTSLKDAGYGEAEVQSIWSGENLTQFVSKADEFGIRIKEINEEKEKQKIATDISNVFGQTELLQGIDFIKPTIFNLKLQRPIDELAVQKNLKQAGYSEEDVASIMPVNLLANKYLLNIAGIDEEPERSRLIGAMVNGLKDHLVFQEAKITLGEVVETLQAQMSVPFIEVDLNRRIAPVLLEIELNRQGFNNVKVTEQPGSEKKGTVNKLRIEGSRTALQNIKQSFNDKISLPGIYFDGDTSAVKVELKDKISKSDFVSMISKIRAVKNMIKSVYTLDAPAQTFAIHLNPLSAEKIQEKIKEDIINKFKDNLYEEKIDVAFQEIGDYLFNMTLSKPLRKETIEKTLDSAGYTGLLTENLAMDKEYQTVALSFNEQQNVGAAKEAIQKAFIVPNPLKRVVSIGSTVADEMKSRAILGVFFACAATIFYVWFRFGDFRFGSAAIIAVIHDILITLGVVAVADYLFGNMKFDSSMVAAFLAVVGYSLNDTIIVFDRIRENMEGRGKILNAQLINESISQTLSRTILTSATTIGVLFSLFFLGGAEIHGFAFVMLTGIIVGTYSSIFIASPLLLRGQSAPKVRHTSQKQKGKAVVSANKA encoded by the coding sequence ATGGGAAAAAACTTAAGGTGGAAGATACCTCTCATTGTGATAGTGATTGCTATTGGATTTATGATCTTGTACCCACCAGCGGAAAAGGTCTTAAAGAGAGAGATGGTAAAAGAAGCAGATGGCAAAGTCATTGAAAGCAAAATAGTTGAGAAAGCATGGACACATTTTTTGGTAACGAATCCTATTATCCGTGAAACGATCATCGGCGAGGAAATTGGTACAGATGGCAAAAAGATAACCACCAAAACCGTTGAATATTTTACAAAGGGAAAGATTAAACTTGGATTGGACCTTAAAGGCGGTTCGGAGTTGCTTTATACGGTCCGGGTAGATGAAAGAGAAGACCGCCCTGGCATTACAAAAGAAATTATTGAGGTATTAAAAAAGAGGATAGATCCGCAGGGTGTGATGGAATACAGGATACAGGAGCAGGGTCATAGGAGAATCCTTATTCAGGTACCGGGGGCAACAAGGAGTGAAACGGAAAGCCTGAAAAACCGCATAACCAAGCTGGGGAAACTGGAGTTCCGCCTGGCCGCAAGCACTGATAGCGTTGAATATAAAGACGCAATGGAAGGGAAAAGCGTTCCCGGATATTACAAACACTGGCTGCGGAAACGAAAAGGTGAAGAGGGAGAGGAAGGAAAGTGGTTCCTCGTGAGAAATACAACAGAAATCACCGGAGAACATTTATCCAGAATTTATGCGGATACAAAGGGGATAGAGCCTGTAGTCGGTTTTGAATTTGACGCTGCAGGAAAATCGAAATTCGGGCAAATTACGGAGAGAAACATCGGCAAGCCGCTGGCGATTATTTTGGATGGAATTTTATATTCCGCCCCAACAATACGTGACCGCATACCGGGAAAGGGCATTATTGAGGGGAGTTTTACACAGAACGAAGTCAATGAACTTATTGCGACAATGAGGGCGGGAAGTCTTCCGGCAGACCTGGAGCTGGAAATGGAGACCATGGTTGGCCCAAGTCTGGGAAGGGATTCTATCAATAAAGGCCTGACGGCTGGTATTATCGGGGGAATCTTTGTTGTCCTCTTTATAGGTATTTACTATCTGGGCATAGGTTGGGTTGCAAATTTTGCGAACGCATTGAATGTGTTTTTGATCATTGGGATAATGGCATTGCTGAACGCAACATTAACGCTTCCCGGAATAGCAGGGTTAGTGCTCATGATAGGTATGGGCGTAGATGCGAATGTGCTTATTTACGAAAGAATCCGAGAAGAAAGGGCAAAGGGAAAACCTATTCGCGCTGCGGTGAAAGCAGGATACCAAAAGGCGTTTTCCGCAATTTTCGATTCTAATATTACGACGTTAATTACCGGCGTAATACTTGCCTCAGTCGGCACAGGCCCGGTAAAAGGCTTTGCATGGATATTGATCATTGGTTTGATTATAAACTTGTTTACCGCAATATTTGTTACGAGAACAATATATGAATTGTTAATGGATTTAAAATGGGTAAAGAGTTTTTCGATGTTGAGGCTAATTGGTGTTCCAGACATCAGGTTCCTTAGCATACGGCATATTTTATTTATCGTTTCCGGGGTCTGTGTTCTTGGCGGCATGACCTTTTTTGTCATTCGCGGAGACAAAAAGTATGATATAGATTTTACCGGCGGAACGCTCGTGCATTTACACCTGAAAAACGAAACAACACCTGGTTTTATCAGAACATCATTAAAAGATGCAGGTTATGGGGAAGCAGAGGTGCAGAGCATATGGTCAGGCGAAAACCTGACTCAGTTTGTTTCAAAAGCAGATGAGTTTGGCATAAGAATTAAAGAGATAAACGAAGAAAAGGAAAAGCAAAAAATTGCTACGGATATAAGCAATGTATTTGGCCAGACGGAATTATTACAGGGTATCGATTTTATAAAGCCGACAATATTTAATTTAAAATTGCAAAGGCCAATAGATGAATTAGCAGTGCAAAAAAATCTGAAACAGGCTGGATATAGCGAGGAAGATGTGGCGTCCATAATGCCTGTTAACCTCCTTGCCAATAAATATTTATTAAATATTGCCGGAATTGATGAGGAGCCAGAGAGGTCACGCTTGATAGGTGCAATGGTAAATGGACTTAAAGACCATCTTGTATTCCAGGAGGCGAAGATAACTCTGGGTGAGGTGGTTGAAACATTGCAGGCACAAATGTCAGTACCTTTTATAGAGGTTGATTTAAACAGACGAATAGCCCCTGTATTGTTAGAAATTGAATTAAACAGGCAGGGTTTTAATAATGTCAAAGTGACCGAACAGCCCGGGAGTGAAAAAAAAGGTACTGTTAACAAGCTAAGAATTGAAGGATCAAGAACGGCTTTGCAAAATATAAAGCAATCCTTTAACGATAAAATTTCTTTGCCTGGGATTTATTTTGATGGGGATACATCTGCTGTAAAGGTGGAATTGAAAGACAAAATAAGCAAATCAGATTTTGTCAGCATGATAAGCAAAATCAGGGCGGTGAAAAACATGATTAAAAGTGTTTATACCCTGGACGCGCCAGCGCAAACATTTGCAATTCACCTGAATCCATTGAGCGCGGAAAAGATACAGGAAAAAATCAAAGAGGATATTATAAACAAATTCAAAGACAACCTGTACGAAGAAAAGATCGATGTGGCTTTTCAGGAAATTGGCGATTACCTCTTCAACATGACATTGTCGAAACCCCTTCGCAAGGAAACGATAGAAAAGACATTGGATTCTGCGGGTTATACAGGCTTATTGACTGAAAATCTGGCAATGGACAAGGAATATCAAACGGTTGCGTTATCCTTTAACGAACAACAAAATGTTGGAGCAGCAAAGGAAGCGATTCAAAAGGCGTTTATTGTTCCCAATCCACTAAAGAGAGTTGTAAGCATTGGCTCAACGGTGGCAGATGAGATGAAAAGCCGCGCTATATTAGGGGTCTTCTTTGCGTGCGCAGCGACTATATTTTACGTATGGTTTCGTTTTGGGGATTTCAGATTTGGTTCTGCAGCAATTATTGCGGTTATTCATGATATTCTTATAACGTTGGGAGTTGTGGCTGTAGCGGACTATTTATTCGGCAATATGAAATTCGACAGTTCAATGGTTGCGGCGTTTCTTGCTGTAGTGGGATATTCGCTGAATGATACGATAATTGTTTTTGACAGAATCAGAGAGAACATGGAGGGACGCGGCAAGATATTAAACGCACAACTCATCAATGAAAGTATTAGCCAGACGTTAAGCCGTACGATATTGACAAGCGCTACTACTATTGGTGTATTGTTCTCCTTGTTCTTCCTTGGCGGAGCGGAAATTCATGGATTTGCCTTTGTTATGTTAACGGGTATTATAGTGGGCACGTATTCTTCTATTTTTATAGCTTCTCCGTTGTTGCTTAGAGGGCAATCTGCGCCAAAAGTAAGACATACCTCACAAAAGCAAAAGGGAAAGGCGGTTGTATCGGCGAATAAGGCATAA
- the ahbC gene encoding 12,18-didecarboxysiroheme deacetylase, whose translation MIGISKLYCGTVEPSDALRYGRESKKLPSHLLQFSKDKKPVVVWNVGQRCNLKCVHCYSQSKDIEYPNELSTKEAKAMLDDIAEYGAPVILFSGGEPLMRPDLLELIEYAKAQGLRAVISTNGTLITKEKADELKKFGLSYVGISLDGLRETNDRFRGIPGAFDLAIEGIRNCMAAGIKVGLRFTINKRNAHDIPGIFHLIEKENIPRVCFYHLVYSGRGSNLIEEDLSHEETRKVVDLIINKTKESHDKGKKIEVLTVDNHADGPYIYLRLLKEDAKRAKDVLELLQWNEGNSSGKGLACISWDGEVYADQFWRQYSFGNVRKRKFSEIWEDTSNELMAKLKNKNPYIKGRCALCKWLNICGGNFRARAEAFYGDIWEHDPACYLTDEEIGCGTVIAVEESKQKIMV comes from the coding sequence ATGATTGGTATATCAAAATTATATTGTGGAACGGTTGAACCTTCTGATGCTTTAAGATATGGAAGAGAATCCAAAAAACTTCCGTCACATTTATTGCAATTTTCAAAAGATAAAAAACCCGTTGTTGTTTGGAATGTAGGCCAAAGATGTAATTTAAAATGCGTACATTGTTATTCTCAATCGAAAGATATCGAATATCCAAATGAATTATCAACAAAAGAGGCAAAGGCAATGTTGGATGACATAGCTGAGTACGGCGCCCCGGTGATTCTTTTTTCCGGTGGAGAGCCACTCATGCGCCCAGACCTTCTGGAATTGATAGAATATGCCAAAGCGCAAGGATTACGGGCGGTAATAAGTACTAACGGCACATTGATTACGAAAGAAAAGGCGGATGAACTGAAAAAATTCGGCCTTTCTTATGTTGGGATCAGTCTGGACGGACTTAGGGAAACAAATGATCGTTTTCGGGGCATTCCGGGAGCATTTGACCTGGCAATAGAAGGCATAAGAAATTGTATGGCAGCCGGCATAAAAGTTGGACTTCGTTTTACAATCAATAAGCGCAATGCGCATGATATCCCTGGGATATTCCACCTTATTGAAAAGGAAAATATACCACGGGTATGTTTTTATCATTTGGTATACTCGGGAAGAGGTTCCAATTTGATCGAAGAGGATCTTTCTCACGAAGAAACGCGGAAAGTCGTAGATTTAATAATAAATAAAACAAAAGAATCCCACGACAAAGGTAAGAAGATAGAAGTGCTTACGGTAGATAATCATGCGGATGGCCCGTATATTTACTTACGTCTGTTGAAAGAAGATGCGAAGAGGGCAAAGGATGTATTGGAACTTCTTCAGTGGAACGAGGGAAACAGCTCCGGCAAAGGGTTGGCCTGTATTAGTTGGGATGGCGAGGTTTACGCAGATCAATTCTGGAGGCAATATTCCTTTGGAAACGTGAGAAAGAGAAAGTTCAGCGAAATATGGGAAGATACATCAAATGAACTAATGGCAAAACTTAAAAATAAAAACCCCTATATAAAAGGGCGTTGCGCCTTGTGTAAATGGCTGAATATATGCGGAGGAAACTTTAGAGCAAGGGCAGAGGCATTCTACGGCGATATATGGGAGCATGACCCCGCATGCTACTTAACAGATGAAGAAATCGGCTGCGGGACGGTAATTGCAGTCGAAGAAAGTAAACAAAAAATTATGGTGTAA
- a CDS encoding PQQ-binding-like beta-propeller repeat protein, translating into MKLENNPAKDLIRIFCFILCTIVICDYVDSGNVYATDANSAFPMFKYNRERTGKTPFDGPFKNEIKWYVSSAGEIWSSPVISKEGNIYITSTDGNLLAIAPEGNVLWAFKSEDEIFATPAVGENGDIYFGAVDGNLYTVDAYGKMKWKFNTNTSIHSSPVIDAEGNIYFGAYDGNLYAVDAQGKLLWKFKTGSAIIASSPAIGQNNTIYVGSWDKHLYAIKRDGGLMWKFRTEGKIDASPAIGNSVIYIADVTGKLYAVNLDGTLKWGFDLDSRTHSSPVLCSDGTICIGTHDGGVCAVKNDGSLKWKFKTNKPVTATPTVDAKDIIYVGSWDGNLYAINKDGSLKWKLDFKNSLLSSPAIDSRNNIYIGCADWRLYAVGQ; encoded by the coding sequence ATGAAATTAGAAAATAATCCGGCAAAGGACTTGATACGCATATTTTGTTTTATTCTGTGCACTATTGTGATATGCGATTATGTCGATAGCGGGAATGTTTACGCAACAGATGCCAACAGTGCATTTCCCATGTTCAAATACAACAGAGAAAGGACTGGCAAAACGCCTTTCGATGGGCCTTTTAAAAACGAGATAAAGTGGTATGTTTCCAGCGCCGGTGAGATATGGTCTTCTCCGGTAATTTCTAAAGAAGGAAATATTTATATAACAAGCACGGATGGTAATTTGTTAGCAATAGCCCCTGAAGGGAATGTTTTGTGGGCATTTAAGTCGGAAGATGAGATTTTTGCAACGCCCGCGGTGGGGGAAAACGGAGACATCTATTTTGGAGCGGTTGATGGAAATCTTTATACAGTTGATGCTTACGGAAAAATGAAATGGAAATTCAACACAAATACGTCCATCCATTCCTCGCCGGTTATTGATGCAGAGGGCAATATTTATTTTGGCGCCTATGATGGCAATCTTTATGCGGTCGATGCTCAGGGAAAGCTTTTATGGAAATTTAAGACAGGATCTGCAATTATTGCATCTTCTCCTGCTATCGGGCAAAATAATACAATTTATGTCGGCTCGTGGGATAAACACCTGTATGCCATTAAAAGGGATGGTGGTTTGATGTGGAAATTCCGGACAGAAGGCAAAATAGACGCTTCTCCCGCAATTGGCAACAGTGTAATATATATTGCCGATGTAACTGGAAAATTATATGCAGTTAATCTGGACGGTACCCTGAAATGGGGATTTGATCTTGACTCCCGCACGCACTCTTCGCCGGTACTCTGCTCTGATGGAACAATTTGCATTGGCACACACGATGGCGGTGTATGTGCAGTGAAGAATGATGGAAGTTTAAAATGGAAGTTTAAAACAAATAAACCTGTCACCGCAACTCCAACGGTTGATGCAAAGGACATTATTTATGTCGGGTCATGGGATGGTAATTTATACGCTATAAATAAAGACGGCTCTCTTAAGTGGAAACTTGATTTTAAAAACTCATTGCTTTCTTCGCCGGCAATAGATTCCCGAAACAATATTTACATTGGCTGCGCCGACTGGCGCCTTTATGCAGTTGGGCAGTAG